Proteins from a single region of Crocosphaera sp. UHCC 0190:
- a CDS encoding ABC transporter ATP-binding protein has translation MLYLKDVMYHPPATETPILSGTTLELGSQELGLVVGPSGSGKTTLLEILAGLAEQTKGKIFWRDQELTSLELQQLGGLVFQFPERHFCGGNILEELRLGHPEITTERIKIALEEVGLQDIPLNTSPHRLSGGQQRRLALAVQLIRQPNLLLLDEPTAGLDWSMRLQLAKLLSKLKQHWTLLIVSHDPDELLAIADRCWKIDHGKLELVS, from the coding sequence ATGCTTTATCTCAAAGATGTCATGTATCATCCCCCCGCAACAGAAACCCCTATTTTAAGCGGGACAACCTTAGAATTGGGTTCCCAAGAGTTGGGTTTGGTGGTGGGCCCTAGTGGTTCAGGAAAAACCACCTTATTAGAAATTCTCGCGGGGTTGGCCGAACAAACAAAAGGTAAGATTTTTTGGCGAGATCAAGAACTCACATCTTTGGAGTTACAACAATTAGGGGGTTTGGTGTTTCAGTTCCCGGAACGACATTTTTGTGGTGGCAATATTTTAGAGGAATTGCGCTTAGGTCATCCTGAAATTACTACAGAACGGATTAAAATAGCTTTAGAAGAAGTGGGGTTACAAGATATTCCCCTTAATACTTCTCCTCACCGCTTAAGTGGAGGACAACAAAGACGCTTAGCTTTAGCCGTTCAATTAATTCGTCAACCGAATTTATTATTATTAGATGAACCTACGGCGGGTTTAGATTGGTCAATGCGTCTTCAGTTGGCTAAATTGTTATCTAAATTGAAACAACATTGGACTTTGTTAATTGTTTCTCATGATCCTGATGAATTATTGGCGATCGCTGATCGCTGTTGGAAAATTGATCACGGAAAGTTAGAATTAGTTTCGTAA
- a CDS encoding Sll0314/Alr1548 family TPR repeat-containing protein produces MIDRLIKSQRVSLSLSVVCTVALSMWGNPSWAGDPFRSSNPRPIGDKTEAAFETIFHQGNYVKAESYLQEAIATEGDEPLAHAMKASLAYADSDFETMRVYAEKTLSAAEKLTPKDPLRGNLYQAVGHFLEGAYTFKTKGPLGAVDKLQKVFDYLELAEKVSPSDPELNLLKGYLDLILSVNLPFSSPEDAISRFEKYAGPDYMVNRALAAAYRDLKQYDTAIKYIDQALKDTPDNPEIQYLKGQILRKKGRTKDGKPQDLVLLKEAYTYFEKAMIKVDQLPEGLQIPLRHDHRVVQDEIAQLAANPR; encoded by the coding sequence ATGATTGACCGGTTGATTAAATCTCAACGAGTTTCTCTCTCTTTGTCTGTGGTGTGTACGGTGGCCTTGAGTATGTGGGGAAATCCCTCATGGGCCGGCGATCCTTTCCGCAGCAGTAACCCTCGTCCCATTGGAGATAAAACAGAAGCTGCTTTTGAGACAATTTTTCATCAAGGCAACTATGTAAAAGCAGAAAGCTATTTACAAGAAGCGATCGCAACGGAAGGGGATGAACCCTTAGCCCATGCGATGAAAGCGTCTTTGGCCTATGCTGACAGTGATTTTGAAACTATGAGAGTCTATGCAGAAAAAACCCTATCTGCGGCGGAAAAACTGACCCCAAAAGATCCCTTGCGCGGTAATCTTTATCAAGCGGTGGGTCATTTTTTAGAGGGGGCTTATACTTTTAAGACAAAAGGGCCTTTGGGGGCCGTTGATAAATTACAAAAAGTCTTTGATTATCTGGAATTAGCCGAAAAAGTTTCACCGAGTGATCCCGAACTCAATTTATTAAAAGGTTATTTAGACTTAATTTTATCGGTCAATTTACCGTTTTCAAGTCCAGAAGATGCGATTTCTCGGTTTGAGAAATATGCAGGCCCAGATTATATGGTCAACCGCGCTTTAGCTGCTGCTTATCGAGATTTAAAACAGTATGATACTGCTATAAAATACATTGACCAGGCCTTGAAAGATACTCCTGACAATCCTGAAATACAGTATCTTAAAGGGCAAATCCTCCGTAAAAAAGGCAGAACCAAAGACGGCAAACCCCAAGATCTGGTCTTACTTAAAGAGGCTTATACTTACTTTGAGAAAGCCATGATTAAGGTTGATCAATTGCCTGAAGGCCTTCAAATACCGTTACGTCATGATCATCGGGTTGTTCAAGATGAAATTGCCCAATTAGCAGCCAATCCTCGTTAA
- a CDS encoding glycosyltransferase family 2 protein, translating into MKLSIIIPVYNEIHTIDSVLTKVAQTLPEVSKEIILVDDGSTDGTREWLLQTFGEVNGHPVGVKLNSDRRVTVDEGLKYQRQRERLDVAVSETLPMAVNVVFHQRNQGKGAALRTGFKAATGDVFVIQDADLEYDPQDWKRMWRLIHEGHADVVYGSRFYGEPHRVLYFHHLLGNQVISNLINLLCNTTLTDIEVCYKMFRREVLDGITLTCNDFGFEVEFTVKVTKSRRRWRVYETGVSYYGRTYAEGKKINWKDGVKALGYIVWFWLRG; encoded by the coding sequence ATGAAGCTGTCGATTATTATTCCCGTCTACAATGAAATCCACACCATAGACAGTGTTTTGACGAAAGTGGCCCAAACATTGCCAGAAGTTAGCAAAGAGATTATCCTGGTGGATGATGGGTCAACGGATGGAACCAGGGAATGGTTATTGCAGACCTTTGGAGAAGTAAACGGCCACCCCGTTGGGGTAAAACTAAATAGCGATCGCCGCGTAACCGTAGACGAAGGCCTAAAATATCAACGACAGCGAGAACGTTTAGACGTAGCAGTATCAGAAACCCTACCCATGGCCGTTAACGTCGTTTTTCATCAGCGAAACCAGGGAAAAGGGGCCGCCTTAAGAACAGGGTTTAAAGCAGCGACAGGAGATGTGTTTGTCATCCAAGATGCCGATTTAGAATATGATCCCCAAGACTGGAAACGTATGTGGCGACTGATTCATGAAGGTCACGCTGATGTGGTTTATGGTTCCCGTTTCTATGGGGAACCTCATCGGGTTTTATATTTCCATCACCTCTTAGGAAATCAGGTGATTTCTAACTTAATTAATCTCCTCTGTAATACCACCCTGACAGATATTGAAGTTTGTTATAAAATGTTTCGCCGGGAAGTCTTAGACGGCATAACCCTAACCTGTAATGACTTTGGGTTTGAAGTAGAATTTACGGTTAAAGTAACCAAATCTCGTCGTCGTTGGCGAGTTTATGAAACTGGGGTTTCCTATTACGGAAGAACCTATGCAGAAGGCAAAAAAATCAACTGGAAAGACGGGGTAAAGGCCCTCGGATACATTGTTTGGTTTTGGTTGAGAGGTTAA